A stretch of Paludisphaera borealis DNA encodes these proteins:
- a CDS encoding class I SAM-dependent methyltransferase: MSHLETQASPDTPTTPTESYPYFDYVRQDILRMIPDDGVKIGSVGCGRGVTEALLVEKGREVHGVDVSEEAIEVAKRRLTSARVIAPDDRRPFEDDSLDGLILADVIEHIPAAWDALASYVRAVRPGGWVVISVPNMRNLNVIAQFIILGDWPEKSMGTFDATHIQNMSRRRLERWCKNADLSFEKWFDKYESHSWRGRWIKGFDTITFRLFHDILSYQIQCRCRKQS, encoded by the coding sequence ATGTCGCACCTGGAAACGCAAGCCTCGCCGGACACGCCTACCACCCCGACGGAATCGTACCCGTACTTCGATTACGTGCGTCAGGACATCCTCAGGATGATCCCCGACGACGGCGTGAAGATCGGTTCGGTCGGTTGCGGCCGCGGGGTCACCGAGGCCCTCCTGGTGGAAAAGGGACGTGAGGTCCACGGGGTGGATGTCAGCGAAGAGGCGATCGAGGTCGCCAAGCGGCGTCTGACCTCGGCACGCGTCATCGCTCCCGACGATCGCCGTCCGTTCGAGGACGACAGCCTCGACGGCTTGATCCTGGCCGACGTGATCGAGCACATCCCCGCCGCGTGGGACGCGCTGGCGTCTTACGTCCGGGCGGTCCGGCCCGGAGGTTGGGTCGTCATCAGCGTCCCGAACATGCGAAACCTCAACGTGATCGCCCAGTTCATCATCCTGGGCGACTGGCCTGAGAAATCGATGGGGACCTTCGACGCCACCCACATCCAGAACATGAGCCGACGCCGCCTCGAACGGTGGTGCAAGAACGCCGATCTATCGTTCGAAAAGTGGTTCGACAAGTACGAGAGCCACTCCTGGCGCGGTCGATGGATCAAGGGGTTCGACACGATCACCTTCCGGCTGTTCCACGACATCTTGTCGTACCAGATTCAGTGCCGATGTCGGAAGCAGTCGTGA
- a CDS encoding sulfatase, protein MTRLQGDELGAPAERSIKEPADETGTRDVGAFGGVRLRDVLATSAWFGLAAGFLELLLLVVRVQLQEKGFFLRSRHFVWMVPASDLLLFLGLGVLCSFALSKFAGRSANRVVLAIFLFAAVLCQLMLVRGLHSATCVLLAGGLAVRGSPWLERRADGLRRVVRHSLPILFAALAALGSIVFLHDARARVWRRGDRAALAGRDLNVLLIVLDTVRADRLSLYGYDRDTTPNLKRLAERGVRFDHARAAASWTLPSHSNMFTARWPSELGVERRGWLDGGYPTLAEHLRDSGYATGGFVANPFFCGHESGLSRGFQVYADYPITLGEVVRSSSLGWFLTRAAMRAQSLTGAWRPAGSVRDVDLDFSRKDASTVNREFLDWLAKTGPKPFFAFLNFFDAHDPYLLPRGETPRFTPEGLSSRASAMLRDWQKIDKKALGPDEVRIARDAYDDCLAALDQRIGALVDVLRERGELDHTLLILTSDHGEQFGEHGDFGHGLSLHGEEVHVPLLISLPGRLPEGRVVSEAVSLRDLPATVLDVLGLAKNSPFPGASLATTWGASPAEPSQAISTPFSELRGPVDERDVQEHTDARKSLKAVVAENHAYIRRGDGCEQLYNLETDPGETSDESANGALSQVLDACRTALDEVLSTIEPSATR, encoded by the coding sequence GTGACCAGGTTGCAGGGCGACGAGCTGGGCGCTCCGGCCGAGAGAAGCATCAAGGAACCTGCGGATGAGACCGGGACGAGGGACGTTGGCGCGTTCGGTGGCGTGAGGCTGCGGGACGTCCTGGCGACGTCCGCGTGGTTCGGCCTGGCGGCGGGGTTCCTTGAATTGCTCCTGTTGGTGGTTCGGGTCCAACTTCAGGAGAAAGGGTTTTTCCTGAGGAGCCGCCATTTCGTCTGGATGGTTCCCGCGTCCGACCTGCTCCTGTTCCTGGGGTTGGGCGTTCTGTGCTCGTTCGCCCTCTCGAAGTTCGCCGGTCGATCGGCCAACCGCGTGGTCCTGGCGATCTTCTTGTTCGCGGCCGTCCTCTGTCAGCTCATGCTGGTGCGCGGCTTGCATTCAGCCACCTGCGTCTTGCTCGCCGGCGGCCTCGCCGTCCGCGGCTCGCCCTGGCTCGAACGCCGTGCCGACGGCCTGCGGCGGGTGGTCCGTCACAGCCTGCCGATCCTGTTCGCCGCGCTGGCCGCGCTGGGGTCGATCGTGTTCCTGCACGACGCTCGGGCGCGGGTCTGGCGGCGGGGCGACCGAGCGGCCCTGGCGGGACGCGATCTCAACGTCCTCCTGATTGTGCTCGACACCGTCCGCGCCGATCGACTGAGCCTCTATGGATACGACCGCGACACGACCCCCAATTTGAAGCGGCTGGCCGAGCGCGGCGTCCGCTTCGACCACGCCCGCGCCGCCGCGTCGTGGACGTTGCCTTCGCATTCGAACATGTTTACGGCGAGGTGGCCGAGCGAGCTGGGCGTCGAGCGCAGGGGGTGGCTCGACGGCGGCTATCCGACGCTCGCCGAGCACCTGCGCGATTCGGGCTATGCGACGGGGGGCTTCGTCGCCAACCCGTTCTTCTGCGGCCACGAGTCGGGCCTGTCGCGCGGGTTCCAGGTCTACGCCGACTACCCGATCACGCTCGGCGAGGTCGTCCGATCGTCGTCGTTGGGCTGGTTCCTCACCCGCGCCGCGATGCGCGCCCAGTCGCTGACGGGTGCCTGGCGGCCGGCCGGCTCGGTCCGCGACGTCGACCTCGACTTCTCGCGCAAGGACGCCTCGACGGTCAACCGCGAGTTCCTCGACTGGCTTGCGAAGACCGGTCCGAAGCCGTTCTTCGCCTTCCTCAACTTCTTCGACGCGCACGACCCCTACCTCCTGCCGCGCGGGGAGACCCCTCGGTTCACGCCGGAAGGCCTGTCGAGCCGGGCGTCGGCGATGCTTCGCGATTGGCAGAAGATCGACAAGAAGGCCCTCGGCCCCGACGAAGTCCGGATCGCCCGCGACGCCTACGACGACTGCCTTGCAGCCCTCGATCAGCGGATCGGGGCGCTCGTCGACGTCCTTCGCGAGCGGGGCGAACTCGATCACACCCTGTTGATTCTGACCTCCGACCACGGCGAGCAGTTCGGCGAGCACGGCGACTTTGGCCACGGCCTGAGCCTCCACGGCGAGGAGGTCCACGTCCCCCTGCTGATCAGCCTGCCCGGCCGGCTCCCCGAGGGCCGCGTCGTCTCCGAGGCGGTGAGCCTGCGCGACCTGCCCGCCACGGTCCTCGACGTGCTCGGACTCGCGAAGAACTCGCCGTTCCCTGGAGCCTCGCTGGCGACCACCTGGGGCGCGTCGCCGGCCGAGCCGTCCCAGGCGATCTCGACCCCTTTCTCCGAGCTTCGAGGGCCGGTCGACGAGCGCGACGTCCAGGAGCATACGGACGCCCGCAAGAGCCTGAAGGCCGTGGTCGCCGAGAACCATGCGTACATCCGCCGCGGCGACGGCTGCGAGCAGCTCTACAACCTCGAAACCGATCCCGGCGAGACGTCGGACGAGTCGGCGAACGGGGCGCTCTCCCAGGTGCTCGACGCCTGCCGAACCGCCCTGGACGAGGTCCTCTCCACGATCGAGCCGTCCGCGACCCGCTAG